A window of the Bombina bombina isolate aBomBom1 chromosome 3, aBomBom1.pri, whole genome shotgun sequence genome harbors these coding sequences:
- the MATN1 gene encoding cartilage matrix protein produces MDSSTVDLCFVVRQVNISNTFCKKQPSCSPDQRGKGPSKLLSASGQKVSICHGPNCRTRPTDVVFIIDSSRSVRPSEFEQAKVFLSQVIESLDVGVNATHVGIINYASSVKNEFSLKTHKTKAALLQAVKKIQPLSTGTMTGLAIQYAINHAFTEAEGARVKSPDISKVAIVVTDGRPQDGVKDISARARESGLEIYAIGVGRVDLNTLRQIASEPLDEHVDYVESYSLIEKLSKKFQEAFCAITDLCSTGDHDCQQICVSAPGSYSCACREGFTLNEDGKTCNACGASAIDLVFLIDGSKSVRPENFELVKQFVNQIVESVDVGEKRAHVGLVQYSSSVRQEFPLGRYNSKKDIKSAVKKISYMEKGTMTGQAIQYLIDNSFAISNGGRPGVSKVGIVFTDGRSQDYINEAAIKAKELGYKMYAVGVGNAVEDELRMIASEPVAEHSFYTADFKAIKEIGKKLQVKICVEENPCECEAIVKFQTKVEELIQSLTKKIEAVSKRITALENKITV; encoded by the exons atggacagtagcacagtggactTGTGTTTTGTAGtccgacaagtcaacatttcaaatacgtTTTGTaaaaaacagccgtcgtgttctccagaccaaagaggaaaaggaccttCCAAGCTGTTATCTGCGTCAGGTCAAAAagtcagcatctgtcatg GACCCAATTGTAGGACGCGTCCCACTGATGTTGTGTTCATCATAGACAGCTCACGTAGTGTACGGCCATCTGAATTTGAGCAGGCTAAAGTCTTCCTGTCCCAAGTCATCGAGTCTCTGGATGTTGGGGTCAATGCCACTCATGTTGGCATTATTAACTATGCCAGCTCAGTCAAGAATGAGTTCTCCCTCAAAACTCATAAAACCAAGGCTGCACTACTTCAGGCAGTAAAAAAAATCCAGCCTCTGTCCACTGGAACAATGACTGGCCTCGCCATACAATATGCCATTAACCATGCGTTTACAGAGGCTGAAGGGGCCAGAGTAAAATCTCCAGATATCAGCAAG GTTGCTATTGTGGTGACTGATGGTCGCCCACAGGATGGTGTGAAAGACATTTCTGCCAGAGCACGAGAAAGTGGATTGGAGATATATGCCATAGGAGTGGGACGTGTTGACCTAAACACCCTGCGTCAAATTGCCAGTGAACCCTTAGATGAACATGTGGATTATGTGGAAAGCTACAGTTTGATTGAGAAGCTCAGCAAAAAATTCCAGGAGGCCTTTTGTG CAATTACTGATCTCTGCTCTACTGGAGACCATGACTGCCAACAGATCTGTGTCAGCGCACCAGGATCCTACTCCTGTGCCTGCAGAGAGGGCTTCACCCTCAATGAGGATGGGAAGACCTGCAATG CATGTGGAGCTTCTGCCATTGACCTGGTGTTCCTGATTGATGGGTCCAAGAGTGTACGCCCAGAAAACTTTGAGCTAGTTAAGCAGTTTGTCAACCAAATTGTTGAGTCTGTAGATGTGGGAGAGAAAAGGGCCCATGTAGGTCTGGTACAATACTCCAGCTCTGTCAGGCAAGAGTTCCCACTTGGCAGATACAATTCCAAGAAGGATATTAAGTCAGCTGTGAAAAAGATTTCCTACATGGAAAAAGGCACCATGACTGGGCAGGCCATCCAGTACCTCATTGACAACAGTTTTGCAATTTCTAACGGAGGCAGACCAGGGGTGTCCAAGGTCGGCATTGTCTTCACAGATGGTCGATCCCAGGATTATATAAATGAAGCTGCCATCAAGGCCAAGGAATTAG GGTATAAGATGTATGCAGTGGGTGTGGGTAATGCTGTTGAGGATGAACTCAGGATGATTGCTTCAGAGCCAGTGGCTGAACATTCATTCTACACAGCTGACTTCAAGGCCATAAAGGAGATAGGCAAAAAGCTACAAGTGAAGATTTGTGTTG AGGAAAACCCATGTGAATGTGAAGCCATTGTAAAGTTCCAGACCAAGGTTGAAGAGCTCATCCAGTCGCTAACAAAGAAAA TTGAAGCAGTGTCTAAGAGAATCACAGCCTTGGAGAACAAAATCACTGTGTGA